The proteins below are encoded in one region of Brachyspira intermedia PWS/A:
- a CDS encoding peptide ABC transporter substrate-binding protein encodes MKKLIFVIILIANIFLLSCSNLKSSNEGIVVSVGGMPSSLDPAFAKGINTAVYITHAFETLTQRDEDGTIIPALAESWESMSNNTVYIFHLRDNAKWSDGKDLTANDFVYTLRRLIDPEVASPFSLGFDIIKNAQSIMKGDKKLEELGVYALDDYTLKIELDIPLPYFEEAMASDIASPVREDIIETYGEDWALTKDHYVGNGPYIMTEYEEAVKIVMEKNPYYWDKDNVKAEKITFEFLEDVNTAVAAIYADSILFYPEAPENERASLIEQGIGREVDITSIAYYMVNLKRRPFNNPLVRKALALGIDRNYIVNNVLGGGRVAADGFVPINVKIGTNNFRDNAPQYISLEESNYNKNIEEAKKLLAQAGYADIKKFPIIELITTTNPSSLFVAEAIQSMYKNNLGIDLKLRYEEPTTYLQSIKDGSFQMIKAGTSVAYNQASGYLRLFQLDGLGNDGGYTNAVYDYLVDIAMTNANEDIRIKAAYDAERILIQEDMAIIPIYYDKATIMQSKKLHGVKYDIFSIYDFRNAYISNQ; translated from the coding sequence ATGAAGAAACTAATTTTTGTAATAATTTTGATTGCCAATATATTTTTGTTATCATGTTCTAATCTTAAATCATCTAATGAAGGTATAGTTGTATCAGTAGGAGGAATGCCCAGCAGTTTGGATCCGGCATTTGCTAAAGGCATTAATACTGCAGTTTACATAACACATGCTTTTGAAACTCTCACTCAAAGAGATGAAGACGGTACTATAATTCCTGCACTTGCTGAAAGCTGGGAGTCTATGAGTAATAATACAGTTTATATATTTCATTTAAGAGATAACGCTAAATGGTCAGACGGTAAAGATTTAACTGCTAATGATTTTGTATACACTTTAAGAAGATTAATTGATCCTGAAGTTGCTTCTCCTTTTTCTTTGGGATTTGATATAATAAAGAATGCTCAGAGTATAATGAAAGGCGATAAAAAATTAGAAGAACTTGGAGTTTATGCTTTAGATGATTATACTTTAAAAATTGAGCTTGATATACCTTTACCATATTTTGAAGAGGCTATGGCTAGTGATATTGCTTCACCTGTAAGAGAGGATATTATAGAAACTTATGGAGAAGATTGGGCATTGACTAAAGATCATTATGTTGGAAATGGTCCTTATATAATGACTGAATATGAAGAGGCTGTAAAAATAGTTATGGAGAAAAATCCTTATTATTGGGATAAAGATAATGTTAAGGCTGAAAAAATAACTTTTGAATTTTTAGAAGATGTTAATACTGCAGTTGCGGCAATTTATGCAGATAGTATACTATTTTATCCGGAAGCACCAGAGAATGAGAGAGCTTCTTTGATAGAGCAGGGCATAGGAAGAGAAGTTGACATAACATCTATTGCTTATTATATGGTTAACTTAAAAAGAAGACCTTTTAATAATCCTTTAGTTAGAAAAGCATTGGCACTTGGTATAGACAGAAACTATATAGTAAATAATGTTTTAGGCGGGGGCAGGGTAGCTGCTGACGGATTTGTGCCTATTAATGTAAAAATTGGTACTAACAATTTCAGAGATAATGCCCCTCAATATATTTCTTTAGAAGAAAGTAATTATAATAAAAATATTGAAGAAGCTAAAAAACTTCTTGCTCAGGCCGGATATGCTGATATAAAAAAATTTCCTATAATAGAATTAATAACTACAACTAATCCTTCATCATTATTCGTTGCAGAGGCAATTCAAAGTATGTATAAAAATAATTTGGGTATAGATTTAAAACTTAGATATGAAGAGCCTACAACATATTTGCAGTCAATAAAAGACGGAAGTTTTCAGATGATAAAGGCTGGAACTAGTGTTGCTTATAATCAGGCATCTGGTTATTTAAGACTTTTTCAGCTTGATGGTTTGGGCAATGACGGCGGATACACAAATGCTGTTTATGATTATTTAGTTGATATTGCTATGACAAATGCAAATGAAGATATAAGAATAAAAGCAGCCTATGATGCAGAGCGTATACTCATACAAGAGGATATGGCTATAATACCTATATATTATGATAAGGCTACTATTATGCAGAGCAAAAAACTTCATGGTGTGAAATATGATATTTTTTCTATATATGATTTTAGAAATGCTTATATAAGTAATCAATAA
- a CDS encoding RNA 2'-phosphotransferase, whose protein sequence is MKDNKLTKEEIKISKFVSLVLRHKPENIGLTLSKDGWANVYELIEKIKATGRNINEDILERVVLYNDKKRFSFNENHTLIRANQGHSINVDLQFEEKEPPEILFHGTSIDNIESIKQEGIKKMGRLHVHLSLTEETAKKVGERHGKPAIIKINSKQMYEDGIKFYLSENKVWLCDYVDPKYIIDVI, encoded by the coding sequence ATGAAAGATAATAAATTAACTAAAGAGGAAATAAAAATAAGTAAATTTGTTAGCTTAGTATTAAGGCATAAACCTGAAAATATAGGACTCACATTATCAAAAGACGGCTGGGCAAATGTTTATGAATTAATAGAAAAAATAAAAGCTACAGGAAGAAATATAAATGAAGATATACTTGAAAGAGTAGTACTGTATAATGATAAAAAGAGATTTAGTTTTAATGAAAATCATACATTAATAAGAGCTAATCAAGGACATAGTATAAATGTAGATTTACAATTTGAAGAAAAAGAGCCTCCTGAAATATTATTTCATGGAACTTCTATTGATAATATAGAAAGTATAAAACAGGAAGGCATAAAAAAAATGGGAAGGCTTCATGTGCATTTATCTCTTACAGAAGAAACTGCTAAAAAAGTAGGAGAGCGTCATGGAAAGCCTGCAATAATAAAAATTAATTCAAAGCAAATGTATGAAGACGGTATTAAATTTTATTTGTCTGAAAATAAAGTTTGGCTATGTGATTATGTTGATCCTAAATATATTATAGATGTGATTTAA
- a CDS encoding gamma-glutamyl-gamma-aminobutyrate hydrolase family protein yields MSVIGLSGNILYENNSIPKAFINRSYVDSVIRSQGAPFIMPITEDKEIIKKMVENVDGIIMTGGVDVHPFRFDEEPIEKIGTISAERDEFDFTLMKYAVEMNKPIFGICRGIQVINVYFGGTLIQDIPSQRNSNILHSQTAEYHTATHKIQIVKDSIIYDMLGETAEVNSFHHQAVDKLAKDFRVTATAKDGIIEAIEYKKKDSFILGVQWHPELMSSRIIKMQNIFDMFVEVCNSRK; encoded by the coding sequence ATGTCTGTTATAGGTTTATCTGGCAATATTCTATATGAAAACAATTCTATACCGAAAGCATTTATCAACCGCTCTTATGTAGATTCTGTTATAAGATCCCAAGGGGCACCATTCATTATGCCGATTACAGAAGATAAAGAAATTATAAAGAAAATGGTTGAAAATGTTGACGGCATAATAATGACAGGCGGAGTTGATGTTCACCCATTTAGATTCGATGAAGAACCTATAGAAAAAATAGGAACTATTTCAGCAGAGAGAGATGAATTCGATTTTACATTAATGAAATATGCAGTTGAAATGAATAAACCAATATTTGGTATATGTAGAGGAATACAGGTTATCAATGTTTATTTCGGAGGCACTTTAATACAGGATATACCAAGTCAAAGAAATAGTAATATACTTCATAGTCAAACTGCAGAATACCATACAGCTACACATAAAATTCAAATAGTAAAAGACAGTATAATTTATGATATGTTGGGGGAAACAGCTGAAGTAAATAGTTTTCATCATCAGGCAGTTGATAAATTAGCTAAAGATTTCAGAGTAACAGCTACTGCCAAAGATGGCATAATAGAAGCTATTGAATATAAGAAAAAAGATTCTTTTATTTTAGGAGTACAATGGCATCCTGAATTAATGAGCTCTAGAATAATAAAGATGCAAAATATATTTGATATGTTTGTAGAAGTTTGTAATTCAAGAAAGTAA
- the recA gene encoding recombinase RecA, with protein MATKKKETAEVKKDGKSEAIEAITDQINKKYGPGSFMRLGSNKTVNVDVISTGALTLDHALGVGGIPRGRIIEIYGHEASGKTTLTLHIIAEAQKAGGYAAFIDAEHALDPVYASALGVDIDNLYISQPNSGEEALEILEKVVSSTAFDIVVVDSVAALVSKAELAGDIGDAHIALQARLMSHALRKLTAIISNTNTAVIFINQLRQNIATTGYGAGPTETTTGGKALKFYSSVRLDIRRTEWIKKGDDTIGHKVKIKVVKNKLSSPFKVVNLEIIFGKGISSEGLLIDLAMEAKIITRSGAWFYYNGEQIAQGKEKVRELLASDPKMRMELEIQIRETLNMGGADKVKEKLAEYLEEQKNGGAKEAVKENNDDENNEAASSKKKSKKAEEDEEANLLMSAEEAYSDDDDETYSDNDFEDTIVTPVKN; from the coding sequence ATGGCTACTAAAAAGAAAGAAACTGCTGAAGTAAAAAAAGATGGTAAGAGTGAAGCTATTGAAGCCATTACCGATCAGATAAATAAAAAATACGGTCCCGGCTCTTTTATGAGACTAGGAAGCAATAAAACTGTTAATGTTGATGTTATCTCTACTGGAGCATTGACACTTGACCATGCCTTGGGAGTAGGCGGAATACCTCGCGGAAGAATAATAGAGATTTATGGTCATGAGGCTTCAGGTAAAACTACATTAACTTTGCATATCATAGCTGAAGCTCAAAAGGCTGGAGGTTATGCTGCTTTTATAGATGCTGAACATGCTCTTGATCCTGTATATGCTAGTGCTTTGGGTGTTGATATTGATAATTTATATATTTCTCAGCCAAACAGCGGAGAAGAAGCTCTTGAGATATTAGAAAAAGTCGTTTCTTCTACTGCTTTTGATATTGTAGTTGTGGACTCTGTTGCTGCATTGGTTTCAAAGGCTGAACTTGCAGGAGATATAGGAGATGCTCATATTGCTTTACAGGCTAGACTTATGAGCCATGCTTTGAGAAAACTCACTGCTATAATAAGTAATACTAATACTGCTGTAATATTCATTAACCAATTAAGACAAAATATTGCAACTACTGGTTATGGTGCTGGTCCTACTGAAACTACTACAGGTGGTAAGGCTTTGAAATTTTATTCTTCTGTAAGACTTGATATAAGAAGAACTGAATGGATTAAAAAAGGCGATGATACTATAGGACATAAAGTAAAAATAAAAGTTGTTAAAAATAAATTATCATCACCATTTAAAGTAGTTAATTTAGAGATAATATTTGGTAAGGGTATATCATCTGAAGGACTTTTGATAGACTTAGCAATGGAAGCAAAAATAATTACAAGAAGTGGTGCTTGGTTCTATTATAATGGAGAGCAGATTGCACAAGGTAAGGAAAAGGTAAGAGAATTACTTGCATCAGATCCTAAAATGCGTATGGAACTTGAAATACAGATTAGAGAAACATTAAATATGGGTGGAGCTGATAAGGTAAAAGAGAAACTTGCTGAATATTTAGAAGAACAAAAAAATGGCGGTGCTAAAGAAGCAGTAAAAGAAAATAATGATGATGAAAATAATGAGGCTGCATCTTCAAAGAAAAAATCTAAGAAAGCTGAAGAAGATGAAGAAGCTAATCTTTTAATGAGTGCTGAAGAAGCTTATTCTGATGATGACGATGAAACTTACAGCGATAATGATTTTGAGGATACTATTGTAACACCTGTAAAAAATTAA
- the rsfS gene encoding ribosome silencing factor, with product MKLHNDKNNENKELKNNEANKVLETKLKKRKKKFIDKEKAKELTLKAAKALYDKKLEDIVILDLEDVTSLSDFFILATASSSPQMKAGSDAVYKDLKEEGVLPYAENDNDPEGVWYLSDYGFLVVHIFTEEGREYYNLDKLWHEAKKIDMPEI from the coding sequence ATGAAATTACACAATGATAAAAACAATGAAAATAAAGAATTAAAGAATAATGAGGCAAATAAGGTTTTAGAAACAAAGCTTAAAAAAAGAAAGAAAAAATTTATAGATAAAGAGAAGGCTAAAGAATTAACTTTAAAAGCAGCCAAAGCTTTATACGATAAGAAACTTGAAGATATTGTTATATTAGATTTAGAAGATGTAACAAGCCTTTCAGACTTTTTTATATTGGCTACGGCTTCTTCTTCTCCTCAGATGAAAGCAGGTTCCGACGCTGTTTATAAAGATTTAAAAGAAGAAGGTGTGCTTCCTTATGCAGAAAATGACAATGATCCGGAAGGCGTTTGGTATTTGAGCGATTATGGATTTTTAGTCGTTCATATATTTACTGAGGAAGGCAGAGAATATTATAATCTTGATAAATTATGGCATGAAGCTAAGAAAATAGATATGCCAGAAATATAA
- a CDS encoding LCP family protein: MLIIFSIIFSVSFIVIIFYYFFISKLDIAKKNDEPLYFSVLFIDDNNDIYGAYVGIISSLNNRIGLIGLPRNIALWENNDSAPQVIRELYKNGGENAVFRAIENSVNKKITYRIAIDNNQISDIIDLIGGVKMYVEEPINFKDEEKGYELSFDIGEWMFTGKKIISYLHYLNMKGYEDIETLYRLEDVVVNSMIALIQSPQLRNIIHSKDMRNAIFSKVKSNLRPPDIKAIMNILANSNERTLVIENIDARVDDNGILTPIFEGSAFIKQMDDLTLYVELKTQKSELNNEDVSLTVLNATTVGGLADRINIRMRYRGFAAGEYGNFGTNLNESVVLIRDGQIEKAFMVANEGRVTRVYAKTDRRVLNNAVLILGNDYYEITQ; encoded by the coding sequence ATGCTGATTATTTTTTCTATAATATTTTCAGTATCATTTATTGTTATAATATTTTATTACTTTTTTATAAGTAAATTAGATATAGCTAAAAAGAATGATGAACCTTTATACTTTTCTGTTTTATTTATAGATGATAATAATGATATTTATGGTGCTTATGTAGGTATAATATCCAGTTTGAATAATAGAATAGGTTTAATAGGTTTGCCTAGAAATATAGCATTATGGGAAAATAATGATTCTGCTCCTCAGGTTATAAGAGAATTATATAAAAATGGAGGAGAGAATGCCGTTTTTAGGGCAATAGAAAATTCGGTGAATAAAAAAATAACTTATAGAATAGCTATTGATAATAATCAAATATCTGATATCATAGATTTGATCGGCGGCGTTAAAATGTATGTTGAAGAGCCTATTAATTTTAAAGATGAGGAGAAAGGATACGAACTGTCATTTGATATAGGCGAATGGATGTTTACAGGAAAAAAGATAATATCATATCTTCATTATTTAAATATGAAAGGATATGAGGACATAGAAACTTTATATAGATTAGAAGATGTTGTAGTTAATTCTATGATAGCTTTAATACAAAGTCCTCAGCTTAGAAATATTATACATTCTAAAGATATGAGAAATGCTATATTTTCAAAAGTTAAAAGCAATTTAAGACCTCCTGATATTAAAGCCATTATGAATATACTTGCAAATAGTAATGAAAGAACATTAGTTATAGAAAATATTGATGCAAGAGTAGATGACAATGGTATTTTGACTCCTATATTTGAAGGAAGTGCTTTTATTAAGCAGATGGACGATTTAACATTATATGTTGAGCTTAAAACACAGAAAAGCGAATTGAATAATGAGGATGTAAGTTTGACTGTATTGAATGCTACAACAGTTGGAGGGCTTGCCGATAGAATAAATATAAGAATGCGTTACAGAGGTTTTGCTGCCGGAGAATACGGTAATTTTGGTACTAATCTCAATGAAAGTGTTGTTCTTATAAGGGACGGACAAATTGAGAAGGCATTTATGGTTGCTAATGAAGGCAGAGTAACAAGAGTATATGCAAAGACAGATAGAAGAGTATTAAATAATGCAGTATTAATTTTGGGGAATGATTACTATGAAATTACACAATGA
- the msrB gene encoding peptide-methionine (R)-S-oxide reductase MsrB, whose protein sequence is MLRNILILISILIIVISCDETANKEVCNVCNETKTLSAKEYHVLINKGTEIPFTGDLLNIKEDGIYTCKICDTPLFYSEAKFNSGTGWPSFDDAIKENIKLVPDGDRIEVVCAKCGGHMGHVFYGEGFTEKETRYCINSVSLNFVNKFTNENNNENSEK, encoded by the coding sequence ATGTTAAGGAATATATTAATACTAATTTCAATCTTGATAATCGTTATATCATGTGATGAAACAGCAAACAAAGAAGTATGTAATGTCTGTAATGAAACAAAAACTCTTTCAGCAAAAGAATATCATGTATTAATTAATAAAGGTACAGAAATTCCTTTCACAGGAGATCTTTTAAATATAAAAGAGGACGGAATATACACATGCAAAATCTGCGATACGCCATTGTTTTATTCAGAAGCAAAATTTAATTCTGGAACAGGATGGCCTAGTTTTGATGATGCCATAAAAGAAAATATCAAATTAGTACCTGATGGAGACAGAATCGAAGTTGTATGTGCAAAATGCGGTGGACATATGGGACATGTATTTTATGGAGAAGGTTTTACAGAAAAAGAGACTAGATACTGCATTAATTCTGTTTCTTTAAATTTCGTTAATAAATTCACGAATGAAAATAATAATGAAAATTCTGAAAAATAA
- the msrA gene encoding peptide-methionine (S)-S-oxide reductase MsrA, whose translation MNNSTAMPENVKYAYFSSGCFWGTEYWFEKSKGVLSVVSGYAGGHKVNPTYQEVCTGLTGHLETVRVAYDPEKTTYEELVKLFFETHDFTQKNGQGPDIGSQYLSAIFYQNDEEKEIAEKYVKMLREKNYDVATTIRPYKNFYEAEDYHQNYYAKKGSMPYCHFYTKIF comes from the coding sequence ATGAACAATAGTACAGCTATGCCTGAAAATGTAAAATATGCATATTTTTCTTCCGGATGTTTCTGGGGTACAGAATACTGGTTTGAAAAATCAAAAGGAGTTCTTTCAGTTGTAAGCGGATATGCAGGAGGACATAAAGTAAATCCTACATATCAGGAAGTATGCACAGGACTTACAGGACATTTAGAAACTGTAAGAGTTGCTTATGATCCTGAAAAAACTACTTATGAAGAATTGGTTAAACTTTTCTTTGAAACTCATGATTTTACTCAAAAAAACGGACAAGGTCCTGATATAGGATCGCAATATTTATCTGCTATTTTCTATCAAAATGATGAAGAAAAAGAAATAGCAGAAAAATATGTGAAAATGTTAAGAGAAAAAAATTATGATGTAGCTACAACTATAAGACCGTACAAAAACTTTTATGAGGCAGAAGATTATCATCAGAATTATTATGCTAAAAAAGGTTCTATGCCTTACTGCCATTTTTACACAAAAATATTTTAA
- a CDS encoding metallophosphoesterase, which translates to MNFLKKVSKRNKIIFLVVIIFVFTMHLYMYKTAHSMRVRYITLEFKDLPKSFDNMKLALAADMHAGLYIPESHVRRMSDLIMNEKPDMILFGGDYIYSAPHKFSHYDKKNTEKFNNGIKGLEAKYGKYAVLGNHDNWESTEDISNALISNGFKVIDNNISFITNESGEYISIGGVGDFLTDDVKFDIATSNVKAEDFHILLSHEPNIPLKRAKDGGYMKFIDFFFSGHTHGLQISFLPMWVWEGINKNREYPLFPAVYGLMNYANMKVYVTCGIGAVLMPLRLFAYPEVVIITLKSSK; encoded by the coding sequence ATGAATTTTTTAAAGAAAGTATCAAAAAGAAATAAAATAATATTTTTAGTAGTGATTATATTCGTATTTACTATGCATCTATATATGTATAAAACAGCTCATTCAATGAGAGTTAGATATATTACTTTAGAGTTTAAAGATTTGCCTAAAAGTTTTGATAATATGAAATTGGCTTTAGCTGCAGATATGCATGCCGGGCTTTATATACCTGAAAGTCATGTAAGAAGAATGTCTGATTTAATAATGAATGAAAAACCAGATATGATATTATTTGGGGGTGATTATATTTATAGTGCACCTCATAAATTCAGTCATTATGATAAAAAGAATACTGAGAAATTTAATAATGGTATAAAAGGTTTAGAAGCTAAATATGGAAAATATGCAGTTTTAGGAAATCATGATAATTGGGAAAGCACTGAAGATATTTCTAATGCTTTGATCTCTAATGGATTTAAAGTAATAGATAATAATATTTCATTCATAACAAATGAAAGCGGAGAATATATATCTATTGGAGGAGTAGGAGATTTTTTAACTGATGATGTTAAATTTGATATCGCTACTAGTAATGTTAAAGCTGAAGATTTTCATATACTATTATCTCATGAACCTAATATACCTTTGAAGAGAGCAAAAGATGGAGGATATATGAAGTTTATAGATTTCTTTTTCTCAGGACATACACATGGACTTCAAATAAGTTTTCTTCCTATGTGGGTATGGGAAGGAATAAATAAAAATAGAGAGTATCCTCTTTTTCCTGCTGTTTACGGACTTATGAATTATGCTAATATGAAAGTTTATGTTACTTGCGGAATAGGTGCAGTGCTTATGCCTTTAAGATTATTTGCTTATCCTGAAGTAGTTATAATAACTTTGAAAAGTAGTAAGTAA
- a CDS encoding ABC transporter permease family protein: MKKINILICLISIVITFTALFSVNYLGKNDSDTSLSNINIMNSTYKESRDYILDDYYIFDYSDKEQKLRDIFKSSPIASRLKYRASLISHLGEEEIVINGIDIKNDDEVFGILNNRTLENFNPDNSIIISKSIASVLDVNTNDTIILKLITKTGHYNAEEYTIIEVSDNLNYNYALIDINNLNNFVGLENAATEIYVKQNISDDKLFDYDNDINQIFGNGFGAYTKKDILGSDYKANENDSKYKIYIILIYLFVLLSVFIFINSYTIYSYRDLLKSKLLYSASGFAISFIIYFFILLYKGELEFDYIYPLLFIINILSVIIANVKYQVWEKVFLQDDEYKKSKNILIIFGLVCTYIIVFLVLYISFFVFANKSNENINKESPEKIFRIVKNNTSRNTFLFNGSIDFSTNNSFSNDINDSITNLLFKEISSYDEYADIETVLTFPVGVVIRTGSIYSRVYAYDKNILENGMSVSNILIEGEMFESPKREIIIGKDLANYLNLKIGDALSLIAKASRGWLETGYFYVSGIYDLKNKNYDIIGDVTAMNSFIYLKEGDKSPYNESIIVFSNNDDIYSLLNKSEIINNNDLKIVSADKVYYMQNSSSIRNITILLIITLAFSLALLSSSVLSIFHRRLSKYINAWNKSLLLNGLYALSFVIAIILSIVIISVFMIFSIKLVLFSLCIVLLSFVLSLLISNYNYI; the protein is encoded by the coding sequence ATGAAAAAAATTAATATACTCATTTGTTTAATATCTATAGTAATTACATTTACTGCATTATTTTCTGTAAATTATTTAGGTAAAAATGATTCTGATACTTCTTTAAGCAATATTAATATAATGAATAGTACTTATAAAGAATCAAGGGATTATATATTAGATGATTATTATATATTTGATTATTCTGATAAGGAACAGAAATTAAGAGATATATTTAAGTCAAGTCCTATAGCCTCAAGACTAAAATATAGAGCTAGTTTAATATCTCATTTGGGTGAGGAAGAGATTGTTATAAATGGTATTGATATAAAAAATGATGATGAAGTTTTTGGTATTTTAAATAATCGTACATTAGAAAATTTTAATCCTGATAATTCAATTATTATAAGCAAGTCAATAGCTTCTGTATTGGATGTTAATACTAATGATACTATAATATTGAAACTTATTACCAAAACAGGACATTATAATGCTGAAGAATATACTATAATAGAAGTGTCTGATAACTTAAATTACAATTATGCATTAATCGATATTAATAATTTAAATAACTTTGTAGGTTTGGAAAATGCCGCCACTGAAATATATGTGAAGCAGAATATAAGCGATGATAAGTTGTTTGATTATGATAATGATATAAATCAAATTTTTGGAAATGGATTTGGTGCTTATACTAAAAAAGATATTTTAGGATCTGATTATAAAGCTAATGAAAATGATTCCAAATACAAAATATATATAATATTAATATATTTATTTGTTTTGCTTTCAGTATTTATATTTATTAATTCATATACTATTTACAGCTATAGGGATTTACTAAAATCAAAATTATTATACAGTGCTTCTGGTTTTGCTATATCGTTCATTATATATTTCTTTATATTATTGTATAAGGGCGAATTAGAATTTGATTATATATATCCACTTCTTTTTATTATAAATATATTATCAGTTATTATAGCCAATGTTAAATATCAGGTTTGGGAGAAAGTATTTTTACAGGATGATGAGTATAAAAAAAGTAAGAATATATTAATCATATTCGGACTTGTATGTACTTATATAATAGTATTTTTGGTATTGTATATATCATTTTTTGTATTTGCAAATAAATCAAATGAAAATATTAATAAAGAATCACCTGAAAAAATTTTTAGAATAGTAAAGAATAACACTTCAAGAAATACATTTTTATTCAATGGTTCTATAGATTTCTCTACAAATAATTCTTTTAGTAATGATATTAATGATAGTATAACTAATTTATTATTTAAAGAAATTAGTTCTTATGATGAGTACGCTGATATAGAAACAGTGTTGACTTTTCCTGTTGGAGTTGTTATAAGAACAGGAAGCATATATTCAAGGGTTTATGCTTATGATAAGAATATATTAGAAAATGGAATGAGCGTATCTAATATTCTTATAGAAGGAGAGATGTTTGAAAGTCCTAAAAGAGAAATTATAATAGGCAAGGATTTAGCTAATTATTTGAATTTGAAGATAGGGGATGCTTTATCACTTATAGCAAAGGCATCAAGGGGCTGGCTTGAAACAGGATATTTTTATGTAAGCGGAATATATGATTTAAAGAATAAAAATTATGATATTATAGGAGATGTAACTGCTATGAATAGTTTTATATATCTTAAAGAAGGTGATAAATCTCCTTATAATGAAAGCATAATAGTTTTTTCTAATAATGATGATATATATTCGCTTTTAAATAAAAGTGAAATAATAAATAATAATGATTTGAAAATTGTTTCCGCTGATAAAGTATATTATATGCAAAATTCCAGCTCAATTAGAAATATTACTATTTTGCTTATAATAACTTTAGCTTTTTCACTTGCTTTATTATCTTCATCTGTATTATCTATTTTCCACAGAAGATTATCAAAGTATATAAATGCTTGGAATAAAAGTTTATTATTAAATGGTTTATATGCTTTGTCTTTTGTTATTGCTATAATATTATCTATTGTAATAATATCTGTATTTATGATATTTAGTATTAAATTGGTGTTATTTAGTTTATGTATAGTATTATTGTCATTTGTACTATCTCTTTTAATATCTAATTATAATTATATATAG
- a CDS encoding copper homeostasis protein produces MKRIYLLFIIFVLAISCSNKTESTQNTADNNAAAETQLSSNTQVFEGDFVYYADSANFSNYTEMKNYPVAMEGEYLNLEREYTGFNFAEPTKVNLKVEGYLEERPGMEEGTTNMFLIVTKVIGFDTNKTTPLFQK; encoded by the coding sequence ATGAAAAGAATCTATTTACTATTTATCATTTTTGTGCTTGCTATTTCCTGTTCTAATAAGACAGAAAGCACTCAAAATACTGCAGATAATAATGCAGCAGCAGAAACTCAATTAAGTTCAAATACTCAAGTGTTTGAAGGTGATTTTGTTTACTATGCTGATTCTGCTAATTTCAGCAATTACACAGAAATGAAAAACTATCCTGTAGCTATGGAAGGTGAATATCTTAACTTAGAGAGAGAATATACAGGATTTAATTTTGCTGAACCTACTAAAGTTAATTTGAAAGTTGAAGGTTATTTAGAAGAAAGACCTGGTATGGAAGAAGGAACTACAAATATGTTTTTAATAGTTACAAAAGTTATAGGTTTTGATACTAATAAAACAACTCCTTTATTCCAAAAATAA